The sequence below is a genomic window from Bacteroidota bacterium.
CGTTCCGCCGGTGAATACGAGATCATACCGGTTCTGAATCGCCTCGGGCATCGCACGATAGGCCTGGAGAAGCCCCCTGTGATTTTTTCTCGGCTCGATGGATCCGACCATCAAGATGTACTCTTTTTCCAGGCGATAAGTTTCCCTCATGCGCTGAACAAGCGTCCGATCTTCGATCGGCTTGAAGTTTCTTCCGGGAGCGAGATAGATTACTGTAATCCTGTCATCCGAAACGTTGAAGTACTTCTTAATGTCTTCTTTTGTGTGTTCGGAAATCGCAACAATCTTATCGGCATAGAGCGCCGAATCGAGGGTCCCTTTCAGGCAGACGGCACGATTTGCCTCGGTGTGATACTGAGGGTGAGTCATAAAACTGACATCGTACGCAGTGGATACCAACTTCCCGTAGTGATCTCTCGGGGCGCAGACCGTCGTCGCGTGCAAGATATCGACCCTTCCGAGAAGATCTTTCTTAACGACAGAAGTGTCGTTCCACAAGTCGAGGGCCTGCTGCGCGGAATGTTCAGTATGTTGCATGTGAAAATTGCCCTCCCCGACTATTGGAAGCGATTTGAATTTTGGGTCGCGAATATTATAGAAGAGCGGGTAGAGTATATATTCATTCTCATGGTCAATCTCGCCGAGCCCATTGACCAGTTCCCAGCTGTAATGCCCCACCCCTGCCTT
It includes:
- a CDS encoding glycosyltransferase family 1 protein, whose protein sequence is MKIGIDVSLAVGEKAGVGHYSWELVNGLGEIDHENEYILYPLFYNIRDPKFKSLPIVGEGNFHMQHTEHSAQQALDLWNDTSVVKKDLLGRVDILHATTVCAPRDHYGKLVSTAYDVSFMTHPQYHTEANRAVCLKGTLDSALYADKIVAISEHTKEDIKKYFNVSDDRITVIYLAPGRNFKPIEDRTLVQRMRETYRLEKEYILMVGSIEPRKNHRGLLQAYRAMPEAIQNRYDLVFTGGTGWLNTDIYNLVRELHLEDRVRFLGYVPDQHLPLLYNGATLFVFPSFYEGFGLPVAEAMACGTPVITSNVSSLPEIVGDSDLLVDPGNVRDLLDKLVRLLEDESLRGEVGRKGIERAEKFSVRKTAEKTLALYRELAP